In one Oncorhynchus masou masou isolate Uvic2021 chromosome 23, UVic_Omas_1.1, whole genome shotgun sequence genomic region, the following are encoded:
- the si:ch211-63p21.1 gene encoding uncharacterized protein si:ch211-63p21.1 isoform X1: MLQHRRESDSHGLFSSGEISDNDCEMGASCGEVGVVCLCETGPCTLYSEAHTQTPDTLKCEHCGKNRVVITRYSEGYGTEEECALSDPQGDSDADADIEDTDCRLQEPGSLQRISSRRRKRPRIARQDTTESEDDGGRSHRSHRWNLRLSPHRAHNRTLLEESVSQVRPLVICRPSIRGDGQGPPIEGPRTGPKWLWFLWPSSLSLPVVLLLSIPLSLSLVIVIISFLMPRAST; encoded by the exons ATGCTGCAGCATCGGAGGGAATCTGACTCTCATGGCCTGTTTTCATCTGGAGAGATCTCCGACAATGACTGTGAG ATGGGGGCAAGTTGTGGAGAAGTTGgcgtagtgtgtttgtgtgagactGGACCCTGCACACTATATTctgaagcacacacacagacaccg gacACACTGAAATGTGAACACTGTGGGAAAAACAGGGTAGTGATAACCAGGTACTCAGAGGGATATGGCACagag GAAGAGTGTGCCCTGTCCGATCCTCAGGGTGACAGCGATGCAGACGCTGACATCGAGGACACAGATTGCAg ACTACAGGAGCCAGGTTCTCTCCAGCGAATCAGTTCTCGGAGACGGAAGCGACCACGAATAGCACGGCAGGACACCACGGAGAGTGAGGACGATGGGGGGAGGAGTCACAGGAGTCACCGCTGGAACCTCAGACTCAGTCCCCACCGGGCTCACAACAGAACCTTACTAGAG gagagtGTATCACAGGTCAGACCGTTAGTGATCTGTCGGCCCAGTATCAGAGGAGACGGTCAGGGGCCTCCAATCGAAGGGCCCAGAACTGGCCCAAAATGGCTCTGGTTCCTGTGGCcctcgtctctctccctgcctgtcgttctcctcctctccatccctctctctctctccttagtcaTCGTCATCATATCTTTCCTGATGCCTCGGGCCAGTACTTGA
- the si:ch211-63p21.1 gene encoding uncharacterized protein si:ch211-63p21.1 isoform X2 → MACFHLERSPTMTMGASCGEVGVVCLCETGPCTLYSEAHTQTPDTLKCEHCGKNRVVITRYSEGYGTEEECALSDPQGDSDADADIEDTDCRLQEPGSLQRISSRRRKRPRIARQDTTESEDDGGRSHRSHRWNLRLSPHRAHNRTLLEESVSQVRPLVICRPSIRGDGQGPPIEGPRTGPKWLWFLWPSSLSLPVVLLLSIPLSLSLVIVIISFLMPRAST, encoded by the exons ATGGCCTGTTTTCATCTGGAGAGATCTCCGACAATGACT ATGGGGGCAAGTTGTGGAGAAGTTGgcgtagtgtgtttgtgtgagactGGACCCTGCACACTATATTctgaagcacacacacagacaccg gacACACTGAAATGTGAACACTGTGGGAAAAACAGGGTAGTGATAACCAGGTACTCAGAGGGATATGGCACagag GAAGAGTGTGCCCTGTCCGATCCTCAGGGTGACAGCGATGCAGACGCTGACATCGAGGACACAGATTGCAg ACTACAGGAGCCAGGTTCTCTCCAGCGAATCAGTTCTCGGAGACGGAAGCGACCACGAATAGCACGGCAGGACACCACGGAGAGTGAGGACGATGGGGGGAGGAGTCACAGGAGTCACCGCTGGAACCTCAGACTCAGTCCCCACCGGGCTCACAACAGAACCTTACTAGAG gagagtGTATCACAGGTCAGACCGTTAGTGATCTGTCGGCCCAGTATCAGAGGAGACGGTCAGGGGCCTCCAATCGAAGGGCCCAGAACTGGCCCAAAATGGCTCTGGTTCCTGTGGCcctcgtctctctccctgcctgtcgttctcctcctctccatccctctctctctctccttagtcaTCGTCATCATATCTTTCCTGATGCCTCGGGCCAGTACTTGA
- the LOC135510064 gene encoding fucolectin-like: MTQCIQDERPQVDSGEVHSFQCNEMEGRCVVVVIPGRSEYLTLCEVEVYVDGLSEPVVNVVVKGVATQSSVYGDGQANNVIDGNRESNYHKISCTHTEQETNPWWRVDLLDLFRVTAVSITNRDVVPERLDGAEIRIGNSLENNGINNPRCDVISHIPAGETNTFQCNEMEGHYVVVVIPGQNKILPLCEVEVYGLPAEL; this comes from the exons ATGACACAGTGCATACAAGACGAGCGTCCTCAAGTAGATT CGGGAGAGGTCCACTCCTTCCAGTGTAATGAGATGGAGGGTCGTTGCGTCGTGGTTGTCATCCCCGGCAGGTCGGAATATCTCACTCTGTGTGAGGTGGAAGTATATGTGGATGGACTCAGCG AGCCTGTAGTAAATGTTGTGGTGAAAGGAGTGGCCACCCAGTCATCAGTGTATGGGGATGGCCAGGCTAACAATGTCATTGATGGCAACAGAGAATCAAACTATCACAAAATATCctgcacacacactgaacaggagACCAACCCCTGGTGGAGAGTGGACCTGCTGGATCTGTTCAGAGTGACAGCTGTCAGCATCACCAACAGAGATGTTGTTCCTGAGAGACTTGATGGTGCTGAGATCCGCATCGGTAACTCACTGGAGAACAACGGCATCAACAACCCCAG atGTGATGTCATCTCCCACATCCCAGCAGGAGAGACCAACACCTTCCAGTGTAATGAGATGGAGGGTCACTATGTTGTTGTGGTGATCCCTGGACAGAACAAGATTCTCCCTCTGTGTGAGGTGGAAGTTTACGGCCTTCCTGCAG AGCTGTAG
- the LOC135510418 gene encoding kelch-like protein 33, producing the protein MALSRPCFQRGLEALWRQDEEFRGDKHNIDRDGEECAGEVKEKYCGNQVNTEEEDNDDEAFRREEKSKIHLKRETTEVEEDELQEVNKEWTAVGGQKGGIEDVDSIRVYGRDSYTRDMFQTLQQLRDSSLLTDLTLSTEDGQRLHAHSPVLAAVSYLVHQRLQERDEENERRDVGMYIQTEISISLGPEVGLVGLAGVLEFAYTGALAALNRHTLAQIQAAATTLGVPRVLQLCSEEEEKMKKGVETRAEEKKISAEEQMKVSLQSIRQLWTKRVGCDVELEVGGASFHVHRVLLSASSDYFRGMFTSGMKESQQACVALPFLEASELEALIGYSYSGSLPLSWGCVFEITCIAFQLQFQPALLLCLDFMKQEMDAHSCLDVASFAEAYGITELLEEANDFVLRHFQNVAATPKFQDLPVKKLRQYLKSNSLFVPSELVVFKAVVVWIEACPSERLKLTKELMKNVHFPLMTFKEFGEVKTAKLWTECNIKHLYQTMLEDFRSYHVASETLCRIYLPKDSLVLVGGDQISADFIRRTPSRELWFGNSLRNYTGVVKTVEWRLLGEMPNPPRLSHELAVVAGKLYVLGGQNYKGMLGVLNSVYRYDPLQNRWERLANLQEKRCNFSVVVLDEMIYAIGGYIDPETNLDSVERYCPNTDSWSFAKPLDMTLSCHAATLLDGEVFISGGFDCRYHCLVSMFLYHPERGTTYLAEMSQPRAHHCMETLNKHLYVAGGVTVDENMMSIDQLACEVYDPVSDSWSTLAPLAIPHVGAASVVLEGKIYVLGGYCQEDYRETRLVHRYDPTIQLWENIGEIPGPNTDIRACLLHLPKHLRQ; encoded by the exons ATGGCTTTATCTAGACCATGCTTCCAGAGGGGTTTGGAGGCTCTATGGAGGCAAGATGAAGAATTTAGGGGGGATAAGCACAATATAGATCGAGATGGAGAAGAGTGTGCAGGAGAAGTGAAAGAAAAGTATTGTGGGAATCAGGTGAACACAGAAGAAGAAGATAATGACGATGAAGCATTTAGAAGGGAGGAAAAAAGTAAAATACATCTAAAGAGAGAGACAACTGAAGTTGAGGAGGATGAGCTTCAAGAAGTGAACAAAGAGTGGACAGCTGTTGGGGGACAGAAAGgtggaatagaggatgtggattCAATAAGGGTATATGGCAGAGACTCCTATACAAGAGACATGTTCCAAACCTTGCAGCAGCTCAgggactcctctctcctcactgacctgactCTGAGCACTGAGGATGGGCAGCGTCTACACGCACACTCCCCTGTCCTGGCTGCTGTCAGCTACCTCGTACACCAGAGACTgcaagagagggatgaggagaacgagaggagagatgTTGGCATGTatatacagacagagatatcCATCAGTCTGGGTCCTGAGGTGGGGCTTGTGGGGCTGGCAGGGGTGCTGGAGTTTGCCTACACTGGGGCCTTAGCAGCTctgaacagacacacactggcCCAGATACAGGCTGCAGCTACAACACTAGGGGTCCCCAGAGTTCTACAACTCTGcagtgaagaggaggagaagatgaagAAGGGAGTAGAGACGAGGGCAGAAGAGAAGAAGATCTCTGCTGAAGAACAGATGAAGGTCAGTCTTCAGTCCATCAGACAATTGTGGACAAAGAGAGTGGGCTGTGATGTCGAGCTGGAGGTTGGTGGGGCATCATTTCATG TCCACAGAGTGCTCTTGTCTGCCAGTAGTGACTACTTCAGGGGAATGTTCACCAGCGGGATGAAGGAATCCCAGCAGGCCTGTGTGGCTCTTCCCTTCCTCGAGGCCTCAGAGCTGGAGGCCCTCATTGGCTACTCCTACAGCGGGTCCCTCCCCCTCAGCTGGGGGTGTGTCTTTGAGATCACCTGCATTGCCTTCCAGCTCCAATTCCAGCCCGCCCTCTTGCTGTGCCTCGACTTCATGAAACAAGAAATGGACGCCCACTCCTGCCTGGATGTGGCGTCTTTCGCTGAGGCTTATGGCATAACGGAACTCCTTGAAGAGGCCAACGACTTTGTCCTGAGACACTTCCAAAATGTGGCAGCCACCCCTAAGTTCCAGGACCTGCCAGTCAAGAAGCTTAGACAATACCTGAAAAGCAACTCCCTCTTTGTGCCCTCTGAGCTTGTGGTCTTCAAGGCAGTGGTGGTCTGGATCGAGGCCTGTCCCAGCGAAAGGCTTAAACTCACCAAAGAGCTGATGAAGAACGTCCACTTTCCTCTCATGACATTCAAGGAGTTCGGTGAAGTTAAAACCGCAAAACTGTGGACTGAATGCAACATAAAACATCTCTATCAGACTATGCTGGAGGACTTTCGCTCTTATCACGTTGCATCTGAGACCCTGTGCAGGATCTACCTACCAAAGGACAGCCTAGTCTTGGTGGGTGGAGACCAGATCTCTGCCGACTTTATCCGGCGAACCCCTAGTCGAGAACTGTGGTTTGGGAACTCTCTGAGGAACTACACAGGAGTTGTGAAGACAGTTGAGTGGAGGTTGCTGGGAGAGATGCCAAATCCACCAAGGTTAAGTCACGAGTTGGCTGTTGTCGCAGGGAAGTTGTACGTGCTCGGGGGACAGAATTATAAAGGCATGCTTGGCGTTCTAAACTCGGTCTACAG ATATGATCCGCTTCAGAACCGCTGGGAGAGATTGGCGAACTTGCAGGAGAAAAGGTGTAATTTTTCTGTGGTTGTTCTGGATGAgatgatatatgccattggaggGTACATTGATCCAGAAACTAACCTGGATAGTGTGGAGCGATACTGTCCAAATACAGATTCCTGGAG CTTTGCCAAACCCTTGGATATGACCTTGAGTTGCCATGCTGCCACACTGTTGGATGGAGAGGTCTTCATCTCAGGGGGGTTCGACTGCAGGTACCACTGTCTGGTGTCCATGTTCCTGTACCATCCTGAGAGAGGAACTACCTACCTGGCAGAGATGAGCCAACCTCGAGCCCATCACTGCATGGAGACTTTAAACAAACATCTTTATGTGGCCGGAGGAGTCACTGTTGATGAAAACATGATGTCTATTGACCAGCTGGCCTGTGAGGTCTACGACCCTGTTAGTGACTCCTGGAGCACCCTCGCGCCCCTGGCCATCCCCCATGTTGGAGCAGCCTCTGTGGTTCTGGAGGGGAAGATCTATGTGCTGGGAGGATACTGCCAAGAGGACTACAGGGAGACCAGACTGGTGCATCGCTATGATCCCACCATCCAACTATGGGAGAATATCGGCGAGATACCCGGACCTAACACTGACATAAGAGCCTGTTTGCTCCACCTGCCCAAACACTTGAGACAATGA